The region CCGGAACAGGCATGGAAACTTCTTGTGGCAGATATCAGAAAAAAGAACCCATCCCTTGGAGAACTTTTTGCCACCAAAACAACCTTGAAAAAGGTTTCTGATCAGAGTATTCACATTGAGGTTCAGGGATCAGGCTTCTCCGCGGCAAGGCTTGGCAATGACAAAACCCGCCATCTGTTGGAATCCCTTACCGGAAAATTTTTCGGCAGGTCCCTGAAACCCGAAATCACCACATTGGAAAGTGATTCTTCAGAATCCCTTCGAAATCAATCCGAAAAAGAACATTTACGCAACGATGCCACAACCCACCCACTGGTACATGATGCCCTTGAAATCTTCAAAGGCAGGGTTGCGGACATCACATTCCTTTAAGGAGGCAAAATGAAAGGCATGGGCAACATGGGCCAGATGATGAAGCAGGCCCAGAAAATGCAGCAGCAAATGGAAAAAATGCAGGCGGAAATGGCAGATAAAACCGTAGAAGCTTCTGCAGGTGGTGGGATGGTAAGGGTTGTGGCCAACGGAAAGCAGCAGATCCTTTCCATTCATATGGAAAAGGAAGTAGTAGACCCTGAAGATGTTGAAATGCTGCAGGATCTTGTTCAGGCAGCAGTCAATGATGCCCTTCAGAAATCCCAGGAAATGATGGCTGCAGCCATGGGCCAGCTTACGGGCGGCATGAAAATTCCGGGGCTTTTCTGATTATTCTTTTCAAAAAAACAGCTTACAGGCTGCCGTGCTTCAGCCAGAGGTATCCATGCAGCATTATCCGCCTTCGGTCATTCAGGTTATACGACAGCTTGCAACCCTCCCCGGAATCGGCCCCAAAACCGCCGAACGCCTGGCTTTGCACCTTCTCAAGGCTTCCGGGGATGAGGTCAGGGGGCTGGCCCAGAGTATTCTGGCCCTGAAAGCCAATGTACGCCTGTGTTCACGCTGCTTTGCCTTAAGTGAAAGCAGCATCTGCCCCGTATGCCGTGACCCTGCAAGGGACACGGGGCTCATATGCGTTGTGGAGAGGCCTGCTGATATGATGGCCGTGGAGGCTGCTTCCGGCTTCAAGGGCGTTTATCACATACTTCAGGGAGTTCTTTCTCCCATGGATGGCATCGGGCCGGAAGACATCCGGATACGGGAGCTGATCCTGCGCATCCGTACTGAAGAGGTAAGGGAAGTCATCCTTGCCACAGGAACGGCCGTGGAAGGAGAAGCCACCGCAGCCTATATTGCTGAACAGCTCTCAGGTCTGCCCATCCGGGTCACCCGTATCGCATCGGGCATTCCCATGGGGGGGGATCTTAAATACATTGACCAGGTAACCCTGAAAAGGGCATTGGAGTCCAGGCGTCATGTCCCATGAAAATCCTGTATTTGATTGCAAGCAGTGCGGCGAATGCTGCGTTGGCTTTGGCGGCACCTATGTAAGCAGTGAAGACATCCTTGCCATTGCCGCCTTTACCGGAATGCCCGAAGACACCCTGCGCAGCGGCAGCTGTCAGGAATCGGCAAACGGGACAGTCCTTGCGGTGGACAATGAAAACCGCTGTGTTTTCCAGAAACAAAAAATCTGCAGCATCCATCCCGTCAAGCCCAGAATGTGCCGTGAATGGCCCTTTATACCTGCGGTTCTGCGTCAGCCCGGCAACTGGCGGCTCATGGGAGATGCCTGTCCGGGAATCATTAAAGATGCGCCTCCCGAAACCGTATATGAGCAGACCCTTGCGGAGCTGCAAAAAACACGGCCCGGATTCACACCGGAGAAAGCCACTGCTCCGGCGGATGCACCTGATAAAAAGCCTCTCCATTCCGGACAAAAGGGGTGATAATATTCTGTGTTTCCAAAACCTGCAGGGCCCTGTTCAAAACGTCTTCTCCCTGATTCCACACGACCAGCAGGCGTTCCAAAGACATGGTTCCCTCTTCTACGGCAAGGCCGCAGCAGCACAGATAAGCAGAAATGGTATCCACATCCAGCCCCCTTGTAAAAATCTTCTGACTCATGGGGTTGGTATCAAATTTCATCAGACATTCCTTTCCAGCCCGCAGCTCCCCATCTTAAAAAAGGACAGGGCCACTGAAAGCAGCATCCATGATTGGTATTTTTGACTCCGGCATCGGAGGCCTGACCACAGTCCGGGCCATTATGCAGAAACTTCCCGGTTACGATATTCTTTATTATGGCGACACTGCCCGTATGCCCTATGGCTCCAAAAGCCCTGCAACGGTTCAGCAGTATGCCATGGAAAACTCCCGTTTTCTTGTGGAAAACGGGGCTAAAATAATTATCATTGCCTGCAACTCCGCAGCAAGTATTGCCGTCGATGCAGTGAAAGCATCCTTTGATCTTCCGGTTTTTGAAGTAGTGGACCCGGCAGTAGAGGCCGCCCTTGCCTATCCCCTGCCCCATCGCATCGGCGTTATCGGTACCCGTGCCACCATCGCATCGGGCATCTATGAAAAAAAAATCAAGGCCCTGAACCCCGATGCCACAGTGCATTCCCTCCCCTGCCCCCTGCTGGTCCCCCTTGTGGAAGAGGGCTGGCTGGATACGCCGGAAACAACGCGAATCATAAAAAAATACCTCCACCCGCTGAAAACCAGACAGATCAGAAGCCTCATCCTCGGATGCACCCACTACCCCATTCTCGAAAAACCCATAGCCAAAAAAATCGGTAAAGGGGTCCGCATCATAGATTCAGGAAGCTGTGTGGCCGATACCGTGGCACGTTACCTGAAAGAGCATCCAGAGACAGACAATCTGCTGACAAAAAACCACAAGCACCGTTTTTATGTTTCAGATATTACGGAGCAGTTTGAAAAAACTGCAAGAACCATGCTTCAGGAATCCATATCCCTTTCCCACATCCGCATGTAAACCTTCTGCGCCTGCGGCCCCACAAAGATGCAGGCGCCGGGCAGCCTTCTGCGCAGTTCTTTTTTAAAGGTGGAAAAAACACTTTCCCGAAACCAGCCCTTTCCTGAAGCACCCATAATCATAAGAGCTTCAGGAGGAACATCCATCCAGAAGTCATTTCCTTTATTACCCGCAACCATATGACGGACATGCTCCTTAAACGATGCGGACTGTATTACAGGAATGGAACCCTTAGTAAAAACATCGAGAGGCAGCCCCGTATTTTTGGCAATTGCAAGCCCTGCAGCCAGCACTCCTTCATTTTTTCCATCTCCTGCATAAAAAACCGCCAGGCTTTTCCAGTCTCTGCACACAAGGGAAGGTATCAGAACAGAAAAGGGAGCCACAGCTGGCAATCTTCTCATCCCGAGATCCGAATATACAAAATGCCGTGCAGAAGACGGAACCGGGCAACTCATATAATCAAAATCCACAGGCACATCGGGCAGATCCGGCGTTGTCCTGTGGTGAATTTGAATAAAATGGGCATCCAGCCCTGAGCTGGCCAGTATTTCCGATGCCCTTGCCTTACAGAGTTCCCTTTTTCTGAGATCTGAAACATCAATATCAAGATCAAGATCCACCTGAACCACCCGCTTTTCAAAATACATAAGAAATCTGGGGGTCTCCGGAATATACACCACAGGTGCAGCGCCCAGCATCCGGCAAAATAAAGCCGTCTGCAAAAGAGCCTCCCTGCCCACGGGTGTGTCCTGATAAACATGAAAAAAACGTGGATTCACAACCGTCACCAGCCTTTACTCATCGCTTGTCTGTACCCGCAACTCCTTGCGATAATGATCCAGAAGGGTTGCCTTTGAAATCATCCCCATAAAACGATGGTCAGCCACCACAGGCATACTGAAAAGCCCCTGCCTGTCCATGATTTCCAGAGCATCCTTAAGCTCATCATCCGGATGCACCACCATTACATTTCTGTGCATCAGCTGCTCCATGAGAATGGTATCGTAAAGCATCTGATCCATCAGATAGGGCCGCACATCATCCAGATGAACCATACCAACAAAACGGCCCGTTGCCGCATCTTCCACGGGAAAATAATTTCTCCTGGAATTTTTCAGAAGATGAACAAAATCCCGCAGAAGCATACTTCTCTGAACAGGAATGCAGTCCTTTTCCATAACTTCAAAGATGCGCAGATCCAGAAGCACACGGCCATCGGTTCCCGGCCTCAGAAGCTCATTCCTTGCCACAAGATCTTTGAGATAAATGGAGTGCGGCTCACCGTAGCGACAGAGAATGGTGGAAAAGGCAGACACCACCATCAGGGGCAGCACCACCTCATATCCACCGGTAATTTCAAAAATCAGAAAAATTGCCGTTAAAGGTGCCTGCAACACCCCGGCCAGAAGCCCTGCCATACCCAGCAGGGCAAAGCATCCCTCATTCACCCAGGACACGGCAGGAAAAAGAAAAACTAGAATTCTGTGATACAAAAGGCCGGCCATGGCACCCATGACAAGGCTTGGCGCAAAAATCCCCCCTACACCACCCCATCCCAGGGTGAATGCCGTAGCAAGCATTTTGGCTAAAAGTATCAGCAGCACAAAACTAATTCCGGCGGAAAACTCCCCTGCTATCATTTCCCTCACAGCATGGTATCCTTCCCCAAGAACCACAGGGAAAAAAATACCGATAATTCCCACAAAAAGCCCTCCCATACCGGCTTTGGCCCACAAAGACAGACGAAGGCGGGAAGCCACGGAAATGGAAAGTCCATGCATCCTGCGCATGCCCCGCATCAGAATAATGGCAACAACCGCCGTTACCAGGGCCAGACCTGCGGAAGCCAGGGTATCATGCAGCTGAATACCGAAAATGGCACTTTCAAAGGGAATCTGATTTCCCTGTAGCCTGCGGCTGAGCTGGGTTCCAGTAACCGCTGCAAGGGTAATGGGCAGAAGATGACTGCTGCGCCACTGGCCCAGAAGCACTTCCATGGTAAAAACCATGCCAGCCACCGGGGCATTGAAAATAGATCCAATGGCACTGGCGGCTCCGCAGCCCACCAGCACAACCCTTTGCCTTTCATTAAGCCCAAGCACCCTTGCTATATTGGAACCAATGGCTGCACCACTCATCACCACCGGGGCTTCCGGCCCTGCGGAACCTCCGCTGCCTATGGTCATGCTGCTGGCAAAAATCCGGGAAAAGGTGGAACGCAGCCGGATAAGTCCCCCATGGCGGCTTACGGCGTAGATCACCTCAGGCACTCCGTGCCCTCCGCCTTCCCGGACAATTTTTTCCATGAAATAAACAGCCGCAGCAGCACCAATGGCAGGCAGAAGAAAGGACCAGGCCCTCTGCCGGTATCCTGAAAAAAGGCCTGCCACCATTTCTATCATATGATGCAGCAGCACCGCAGCCAGCCCGCCAAAGATCCCCACAACTATGGCCATCAGCATCATAAAGAGGCGCGGATCCATGTGAGTTCTCAGCCATGACCATCCTTTTTTCATCCATGCCGTCATATTCATGGACGGTTCACCTGTTTTCCCGCAAACACCTTCTCCTTCGCCACCAGCATTTCCAGCAAGGTATTTTTTTCGGGTTTTTCCATAAGAAGCCCATACACTTCCTCATCCCGAAGGCAATGGGAAAGGCGTGAAAGCAGATGCAGATGCGTCTTAACATCCCTTGCCAGCAGCAGAAAAAATACAAAAACCCGATGACCGTCTATGGCTCCGTAATCCATGGGATCTTGAGGGAAAGCTGTGATGATGCAGGATTTTTCAGGAAAATTATCCAGCGGCACCCTCGGGTGGGGGAGGGCAATACCCCTTCCAACCCCTGTGGACACCATGGCTTCCCTTTCCAGCAGTCTTTCCAGCAGAATCCCTTCCATGGCCTGGGGAAGAAGGGGAACTCCCCTTACCATCTGCCTTAAAAGATCTTCTTTTCCCTCACATTGAAGATGATGCATGACAGATCCCCGCTGAAGGGCAGCCCCCAGACCTTCGGAGCAGAAAAGCCCTTCGCATACACCATCCTTCTCCCTGATCCTGAAAGAGATATTGTGCTGCCTTGCCCAGCGGGCAAGGGTTTCCTGCCGGAAAACACAGAAATTATCCATAAGTACAACGGGAATACGTCCCTGACGAATCCAGCGTTCCAAAGTATGTACAGGCAGATCAAGGCTTGCTGCCGTTTCCTGAAGACTGATGCGTTTCATTTTTTTCTTCCATTTATGTCAAGGGGGCTTAACAAAGAAAACGGCAACAGACCATGC is a window of Desulfobotulus mexicanus DNA encoding:
- the murI gene encoding glutamate racemase, which gives rise to MIGIFDSGIGGLTTVRAIMQKLPGYDILYYGDTARMPYGSKSPATVQQYAMENSRFLVENGAKIIIIACNSAASIAVDAVKASFDLPVFEVVDPAVEAALAYPLPHRIGVIGTRATIASGIYEKKIKALNPDATVHSLPCPLLVPLVEEGWLDTPETTRIIKKYLHPLKTRQIRSLILGCTHYPILEKPIAKKIGKGVRIIDSGSCVADTVARYLKEHPETDNLLTKNHKHRFYVSDITEQFEKTARTMLQESISLSHIRM
- a CDS encoding PTS sugar transporter subunit IIA, which gives rise to MKRISLQETAASLDLPVHTLERWIRQGRIPVVLMDNFCVFRQETLARWARQHNISFRIREKDGVCEGLFCSEGLGAALQRGSVMHHLQCEGKEDLLRQMVRGVPLLPQAMEGILLERLLEREAMVSTGVGRGIALPHPRVPLDNFPEKSCIITAFPQDPMDYGAIDGHRVFVFFLLLARDVKTHLHLLSRLSHCLRDEEVYGLLMEKPEKNTLLEMLVAKEKVFAGKQVNRP
- a CDS encoding chloride channel protein, with the translated sequence MNMTAWMKKGWSWLRTHMDPRLFMMLMAIVVGIFGGLAAVLLHHMIEMVAGLFSGYRQRAWSFLLPAIGAAAAVYFMEKIVREGGGHGVPEVIYAVSRHGGLIRLRSTFSRIFASSMTIGSGGSAGPEAPVVMSGAAIGSNIARVLGLNERQRVVLVGCGAASAIGSIFNAPVAGMVFTMEVLLGQWRSSHLLPITLAAVTGTQLSRRLQGNQIPFESAIFGIQLHDTLASAGLALVTAVVAIILMRGMRRMHGLSISVASRLRLSLWAKAGMGGLFVGIIGIFFPVVLGEGYHAVREMIAGEFSAGISFVLLILLAKMLATAFTLGWGGVGGIFAPSLVMGAMAGLLYHRILVFLFPAVSWVNEGCFALLGMAGLLAGVLQAPLTAIFLIFEITGGYEVVLPLMVVSAFSTILCRYGEPHSIYLKDLVARNELLRPGTDGRVLLDLRIFEVMEKDCIPVQRSMLLRDFVHLLKNSRRNYFPVEDAATGRFVGMVHLDDVRPYLMDQMLYDTILMEQLMHRNVMVVHPDDELKDALEIMDRQGLFSMPVVADHRFMGMISKATLLDHYRKELRVQTSDE
- a CDS encoding YbaB/EbfC family nucleoid-associated protein; the protein is MGNMGQMMKQAQKMQQQMEKMQAEMADKTVEASAGGGMVRVVANGKQQILSIHMEKEVVDPEDVEMLQDLVQAAVNDALQKSQEMMAAAMGQLTGGMKIPGLF
- the recR gene encoding recombination mediator RecR, with product MQHYPPSVIQVIRQLATLPGIGPKTAERLALHLLKASGDEVRGLAQSILALKANVRLCSRCFALSESSICPVCRDPARDTGLICVVERPADMMAVEAASGFKGVYHILQGVLSPMDGIGPEDIRIRELILRIRTEEVREVILATGTAVEGEATAAYIAEQLSGLPIRVTRIASGIPMGGDLKYIDQVTLKRALESRRHVP
- a CDS encoding YkgJ family cysteine cluster protein codes for the protein MSHENPVFDCKQCGECCVGFGGTYVSSEDILAIAAFTGMPEDTLRSGSCQESANGTVLAVDNENRCVFQKQKICSIHPVKPRMCREWPFIPAVLRQPGNWRLMGDACPGIIKDAPPETVYEQTLAELQKTRPGFTPEKATAPADAPDKKPLHSGQKG